AGCAGGTCTAAATTAGAATGCCTATAGAAATATAATTAGtgcaacaaaatttatgtagtCTGTTTGCCTTTTAATTGTGTAGACTAATTTATATGCATCTTTCTTTATGCTTTGATTACAGTTTTTCTATTAGTAGAATTTAACTTATTCATGGCATGTTATTTCAGTCACCTTTTCTCCATTACATGATTTTTGGAAGTAGCATATAGAGTCACCTCTTATAggccttttgttttttggcccCTTGGCTCGAGTCGAATTAAAATTTCTaagattatattatattttcctaGAGAAATAGTGGAGGATGTCATGTTACAAGATTAAAGCATTGAAATGTATAAGAGACTTGATTGAGACTATACATACCTCACTTGTGGTTAAAGAGTTTAACTCTAGTTTTGATGGAAAGTCCAATTTGGCTGTTCGGCGTTTAGCTGCATCAATTGGTaaatttagattaaattaaTGAAACGCCAAGACCTTTGCAGCTCATTGCTCTACATACGGGAGGGCTCAGGTTTGCTTTCTGGGGGCTATGTCCCTCTACATAATgtaaccaagaaaaaaaaaatgaaggaaccATTGTTCCAAGCccttttcttttacaattttccttttattattataattattatctGTTGCTAGGCTATTTGCTTTGACATGTTCAAAAATGATTTCTACATGTATACATGCACTTCCTGCTTCACCCAAAGAATTTCAGAAGGTGCAAGAGCAAGAAACTATTTTCCTGGGGTATCtcccattttctttattcttcttaCTGATGTTCTTTCATGTGTCTATATGTTTGAACAATTAGGTAAAGACGAAGAGCCAAAATAGTTTTTGAAAGAGGGGGAAATAAAAACAGAGGAAAGACATTTTAGCTTGTGAGCTGATGGAAACTGTAGCAATAAATACAGTGCAATCAATTAACTGGACATGTATAGGCAACTCTGGTTAGGATAATGCTCTATTTAGATGGAGTGGACTAACACATTCAAAGTTTCCATAAGGTTAAATTAGGCATCTATGTAGCTTCTGAATCTATCTCTATTAAGAGCGATCTCATACCACCATTTATGCTCATAAGTCTTTGTAGTGGCCATCAGCagttttcaatcttttgtagatTTTTATGTTATGGACTCTCATTATAATTTGCACTGCATGATAGATATTTTTGTTCCAATTGGCTCTTTGGTAGCTCTATCCTTTCTATGTATTCTTGGCTTATTACTATCTCCTCAACACATTTTTTAGGTTCCATTCCCTGGGGGAGTTTGATGAGGGAAAGCGTAGCTGCAGGAAACGTCTTGATGGACACAACCGACGCCGTAGGAAGCCTCAACCAGATTCTCTGTCCTTAAATTCAGGAAGGTTTAATTCCAGCTACCAAGGTTTAAATTCTTCatttgattcaattttcttcCATTTCCTTCAGTTGCAGATTCTTATTTTGCTGTTTATAGGCTGAGTTAAAAGATACATGCAGACACTTTATAGCTATTAATTTCATCATTCCAGGCACCAGAATCTTATCATTCACTAGTCCACAAATATTTCCACAAGGTGCTGTAGTGAGCTCTCCTTGGACTGGGACTGTCAAAGCTGAGTCTGATGCTGCGCTTTACAACAGCTATTCACAGTTGAATTATTCTGACAGAAAAAACTCCATTAATCCGGGATCTTTATACGATAATTACAAAGGAGGAAAGCAGTTCCCATTTTCACAAGGCTCTAGTTCCTCCCTCCTTGGAGCTTCTATTAGCCAACCGCTTCTGGATGCTAATTTTGCATCCAGCAATGATAGCCGCAGTCAGAAAGTGTTCTCTAATGGGTTAAACCAAGTCATAGATTCTGACtgtgctctctctcttctgtcATCAACACCAACTGAGACTCGGCAGGTTGGTTTGAGCAACATGGTGCAGTCCAATCCCA
This genomic stretch from Quercus lobata isolate SW786 chromosome 3, ValleyOak3.0 Primary Assembly, whole genome shotgun sequence harbors:
- the LOC115982715 gene encoding squamosa promoter-binding-like protein 16 isoform X2 — protein: MISTCIHALPASPKEFQKVQEQETIFLGFHSLGEFDEGKRSCRKRLDGHNRRRRKPQPDSLSLNSGRFNSSYQGTRILSFTSPQIFPQGAVVSSPWTGTVKAESDAALYNSYSQLNYSDRKNSINPGSLYDNYKGGKQFPFSQGSSSSLLGASISQPLLDANFASSNDSRSQKVFSNGLNQVIDSDCALSLLSSTPTETRQVGLSNMVQSNPIHTGQSLVPSLHYNGFGMEVKENSSALGSSNTNIHCQGMFSIGPHDSDGSSATGPNQTLSFLWE
- the LOC115982715 gene encoding squamosa promoter-binding-like protein 16 isoform X1 encodes the protein MDSSSSSGSTKRARAPVNGTQVPLCLVDGCNSDLSKCRDYHRRHKVCELHSKTPKVTIRGQEQRFCQQCSRFHSLGEFDEGKRSCRKRLDGHNRRRRKPQPDSLSLNSGRFNSSYQGTRILSFTSPQIFPQGAVVSSPWTGTVKAESDAALYNSYSQLNYSDRKNSINPGSLYDNYKGGKQFPFSQGSSSSLLGASISQPLLDANFASSNDSRSQKVFSNGLNQVIDSDCALSLLSSTPTETRQVGLSNMVQSNPIHTGQSLVPSLHYNGFGMEVKENSSALGSSNTNIHCQGMFSIGPHDSDGSSATGPNQTLSFLWE